The stretch of DNA ATGAATACGGTAAACTTGTTTCTGTATTGACTAAAACTTTCGGGACTTCAAATATTGAACTTGCCGAGGATGTTGTACAGGAAGCGATGCTTGAAGCACTAAATAAATGGACTTATAGCGGCGTACCTGAAAACCCGGTTGGATGGATTTACAGAGTTGCAAAATTCAAAGCAGTAAATATCCTGAATAAGGAAAAGTACAAAAGGCAATATGCTTCTAATGTTGTGCATCACTTGCAATCGGAATGGACTTTAGAACCTGCTTTAGAACATATTTTTACTGACAAAGAAATAGCAGACGATCAATTACGAATGATTTTTACATGTTGTCATCCATCTATTTCATCAGATTCGCAAATCGCCTTAACGCTTAAAACACTTTGCGGGTTTAGTATTCCCGAAATTGCAAAAGCATTTTTAACTAACGAAGAAAACATCAACAAACGATTAGTAAGAGCAAGAAAAACCATAAAAGATGCAGATATTCCTTTTTTAGTACCTGTTGGAAAGGAACTTGAAGAACGGTTATCAAATGTTCTTGAAACCATTTATTTATTGTTCAATGAAGGCTACAATTCAACATCGGGAGATAGTATGATTCGTTTTGAGTTATGTGAAGAAGCTATTCGACTTGCTGAAATTATTGCATCCAATCCAACTATAAAATCTTCCAATACATATGCCTTATTAGCATTGATGACCTTTAATACATCTCGATTCAATTCGAGAATTGACGAATTTGATAATCTATTGGATTTAGAGCATCAGGAAAGAAACAAATGGGATAACGAATTGATAAAAAAAGGACTCTATTATTTAGAGTTTGCCGCGACACAAGATGAGGTTTCTATTTATCATATACTAGCCACTATTTCTGCGCATCATTGTACGGCATTGACTTATGAATCTACAGACTGGATAGGCATTTTATCTTTGTATGACATGCTTATTGAAATAGATAAATCGCCAATTATCTTACTCAATCGTGCGGTTGTTCTTTCTAAAACTGGTAGTCCAAAGAAAGCACTTAAGCAACTCACTAAAATAAAAGATAACCCAGCATTCCGTTCTTATATACCATATTATACAACAAAGGCAGAACTTCATTTTCAAAATAACGCTCCGAAAATGGCCATTAAAACCTTAAATGAGCTATTAAAATTACCTTTCGATGAAAAATTTAAACCACTTATAAACAATAAATTAAGGAAGTATTCTGAAAGAAATTAATTTTTTTTTGATTTCAATGTCCTTTTTGATGTCTTTCATTTGACTTTAGGTCATAACAATATTATTAATCATTCAAGAAATTAAATTATGCAAGAGTTTATGATTTTTATCAAAACAAAAGGAGACCATTTAGCAGAACTTTCTCCAGAAGAACAACAAGCCCACGTCCAAAAAATTGGAAAATATATCGGAGGGCTTATGGAATCCGGAAAATTGAAAGGCGCACAACCTTTGGAAATGGACGGAGCAATTATTCATGGAAATAAAGGCGTTTTTAAAGATGGCCCATTTAACGAATCGAAAGAAGTAATCGTTGGATACTTCCACATTGTGGCCGAAAACCTAGAAGAAGCCATTGAAATTGCAAAAGCAAACCCCATGTTTGATGATGCAGAAGCGACCATTGAGGTTAGACCTATTAAGCAAATGGACGGTATCAACTAAAAATCGAATATTATGAATAATCAAAATAATACTATAGCCTACGATGGACATTGTGCCTTTGCCGTAAGTACAGGAAAAATAGATATAAAAGGTGGTAAACACCGTTTGACAATTGATGGTAAAACCTATCTTTTCTCAAACTCGATTGCCAAGTTCTTATTTAAATTGTTGCCCAACCGAATTGAAAAAGCAGAAGTAAACTGGCAAAACAAATAAAATGAAAAAGAGAACAAAAATAATACTCGTATTGTTCGTAGTAATAATTACATTGGTTTTTACAGTTGCAAAGGTAAAACGCATATCTCCACTATCTTGGGGAGATAAAGGAGTTAATAAACCTATGTTTTCAAATCAAGCCATAAATGGCTATGATGCCGTGACCTATTTTATAGAGAACAAAGCTGTACTTGGCAATGAAACGTATTCATATAACTGGAAAAATGCTGATTGGAATTTTTCATCAGAAGAAAACAAGAATTTGTTTATTGGAAACCCTGGGAAATATGCCCCACAGTATGGAGGTTATTGTGCCTTTGCAGTAAGTAAAGGGTTTACTGCGAATACTAATCCTAACTCTTTTGAGGTTATAGACGGTAAACTATATCTTTTTGATGGTGAAGGCGTAAAAGCAGATTGGAAAGAAAATCTAAAAGAAAATTTACAGAAATGTGAAACGAACTGGAAGAAATACTAACTACAAAAAGATATAAAAGTAATAGCGATTTGAGTGCTACCCAAATCGCTATTTTGTTTTAATTATGTAAATTGTAAACAGAAAGTAGCACTTTTTAAACGAAAAGAATGCCACGACGCTCTGCGTCGTGGTTTCCATTGAAATTGCCATTCTCATGAAAATAGGAATCTAAAATATAGATTTTTTTTTGACCCAAAAGTCAAAACTTTGTACTCAACTTGATTGGGTATGAAATGAGCGAAATACCTCTATGGCTCTGCCTCGAGGATAGTTCGTTTCAAAAATCCTTTATTTTACCACTATCCTTTAATGCAAGACCGCCGTTAAGGTGCTTTGAAAATAAACCAAACAATAGATGATTGAGGTAAAGAAATATTCTGAATTATTAGAACAAACTAAAGACAAGTTAAATGCATTTATCAAAGGTGAGTTTGGACATATTCCCATTGTAAATGAAATGGAATGGGCAATTCCGGATTGGACAATTATCTTTTATGAAAATGACCAAATTGCGACTTTCTACAATATTATCGAAACCCATATTAGGATTGATAATAAGATATTCAAAGTTGCTGGTATAAATAATGTCATAACACCGAAGAAATTTCGAAAAAAGGGATACGCATCTAAAACGTTAGAGGCTACAGAAGATCTAATTTTTGATGATTTGAACTGTGAAATGGGAGTCTTGCTTTGTGCTGACAATTTGATTCCCTTTTATGAAAAATTAAATTGGTACAAAGTAGATTGTCCAGTTTATTTTGAACAATCAACAGGAGAAAAATTATGGAAGGCAAATACGATGTTATTATCGAAAAAGGAAAAAATGAATCCTCAAAGGATTAAATTAAAAGGGTTGCCTTGGTAAATAACACCACAACAAAAACGTACTCTAAATAATGGCTGAAACAGTAAATTTTTAAACGGTTTTATCTCACTTCGAAATTCTAGTTGTTAGACCAGCAATTTGTCATATTATTTCTATAACTATAACAATATATTCACTCACCTTTATTATTTTTAAGTCTCCTAAAAGACATATACTTATGTATATAACCTATTAGGAAGTTAAGAAATGGTGTTTGTGAGCAAACCCATGTTGTAGGTCATTAGCATTAAGGAATATGAAAAACATAAAACCACTTGTCTTTTTCGGGCTGATTCTATTATTCAATATAACGTCTGGATGTCAGCGTCAAAAAAAAGACAGGGTGGAAAAACCTGTAAATACTTCGATTTCTGACCTTGAAGCCACTATAGAAAAAGAAATAGACAGTTTTTATACGGTGTACAAACG from Flavivirga spongiicola encodes:
- a CDS encoding RNA polymerase sigma factor, giving the protein MPRDEKNISDKIDHLFRYEYGKLVSVLTKTFGTSNIELAEDVVQEAMLEALNKWTYSGVPENPVGWIYRVAKFKAVNILNKEKYKRQYASNVVHHLQSEWTLEPALEHIFTDKEIADDQLRMIFTCCHPSISSDSQIALTLKTLCGFSIPEIAKAFLTNEENINKRLVRARKTIKDADIPFLVPVGKELEERLSNVLETIYLLFNEGYNSTSGDSMIRFELCEEAIRLAEIIASNPTIKSSNTYALLALMTFNTSRFNSRIDEFDNLLDLEHQERNKWDNELIKKGLYYLEFAATQDEVSIYHILATISAHHCTALTYESTDWIGILSLYDMLIEIDKSPIILLNRAVVLSKTGSPKKALKQLTKIKDNPAFRSYIPYYTTKAELHFQNNAPKMAIKTLNELLKLPFDEKFKPLINNKLRKYSERN
- a CDS encoding YciI family protein; translation: MIFIKTKGDHLAELSPEEQQAHVQKIGKYIGGLMESGKLKGAQPLEMDGAIIHGNKGVFKDGPFNESKEVIVGYFHIVAENLEEAIEIAKANPMFDDAEATIEVRPIKQMDGIN
- a CDS encoding YHS domain-containing (seleno)protein, encoding MKKRTKIILVLFVVIITLVFTVAKVKRISPLSWGDKGVNKPMFSNQAINGYDAVTYFIENKAVLGNETYSYNWKNADWNFSSEENKNLFIGNPGKYAPQYGGYCAFAVSKGFTANTNPNSFEVIDGKLYLFDGEGVKADWKENLKENLQKCETNWKKY
- a CDS encoding GNAT family N-acetyltransferase, which encodes MIEVKKYSELLEQTKDKLNAFIKGEFGHIPIVNEMEWAIPDWTIIFYENDQIATFYNIIETHIRIDNKIFKVAGINNVITPKKFRKKGYASKTLEATEDLIFDDLNCEMGVLLCADNLIPFYEKLNWYKVDCPVYFEQSTGEKLWKANTMLLSKKEKMNPQRIKLKGLPW